A single bacterium DNA region contains:
- a CDS encoding response regulator: MAVKVLIVDDAMFMRNMIAEIFNGKKYKEEDYQVVAEAENGIEAVDKYKEHDPDIVTMDIVMPEMTGIEALKEIMGLDPGANVIMCSALGQDSLVMEALDAGAKDFIVKPFQPEKVLDVVTRILDETRGR, encoded by the coding sequence ATGGCAGTTAAGGTTTTGATCGTTGATGACGCCATGTTTATGCGCAACATGATCGCTGAGATCTTCAACGGAAAAAAATACAAGGAAGAGGACTACCAGGTAGTGGCAGAGGCGGAAAACGGCATTGAAGCAGTGGACAAGTACAAGGAGCATGATCCCGACATTGTGACCATGGATATCGTAATGCCCGAAATGACCGGGATCGAAGCTCTCAAGGAGATCATGGGTCTGGACCCCGGAGCCAATGTGATCATGTGCAGCGCTCTTGGTCAGGACAGCCTTGTCATGGAAGCGTTGGATGCCGGGGCGAAGGATTTCATAGTCAAGCCGTTCCAGCCCGAAAAGGTCCTTGATGTTGTGACCCGCATCCTGGATGAGACCCGGGGCCGCTGA
- a CDS encoding chemotaxis protein CheW, translating into MARLLPPDSGSEQVPNLPAYEVVVCAVGREYFALPLESLAEIFKVAEITSLPLAPSYLVGVINVHGNLASVLSLGRILGLEDTQEEGLLLILTSDHGGIGLHVDTTTGFTSYVTLEEVARDAHTKDHGVEIIEGVFRDNGRLISLINPEKLRVWIDSEFTKGEG; encoded by the coding sequence ATGGCCCGACTTTTGCCCCCAGACTCCGGCTCAGAGCAGGTTCCGAACCTTCCGGCGTATGAAGTTGTAGTGTGTGCTGTAGGCAGGGAGTACTTTGCTCTACCCCTCGAATCTCTGGCCGAGATCTTTAAGGTTGCGGAGATCACGTCGCTTCCATTGGCCCCATCCTATCTGGTGGGCGTGATAAACGTTCACGGTAACCTGGCCTCGGTGCTATCCCTTGGAAGGATCCTGGGGTTGGAAGATACGCAGGAGGAAGGCCTTTTGCTCATCCTGACTTCAGATCACGGAGGTATCGGTCTTCATGTTGACACAACAACCGGTTTTACCTCCTATGTGACATTGGAGGAAGTGGCCCGTGATGCGCACACTAAAGATCATGGGGTGGAGATCATTGAGGGTGTTTTTCGGGACAACGGCAGGCTCATTTCACTGATCAACCCTGAGAAACTCCGGGTTTGGATCGATAGTGAGTTCACGAAAGGGGAGGGCTGA
- a CDS encoding HAMP domain-containing methyl-accepting chemotaxis protein — MRMEIRYKLILAFLFVVAVVIFVPYIFDLLGVKEGAWKEMGAGFTAIAVGLGLGSFFANGITRDIREMRDVALRISEGDLTLDLTPMRRNFEDDITDFREAFRVMVQRLSLLAKGLKTSSEDVHDSAQTLSATAEEMNASTEEIAAAIDGISKGAETQASQVERMSSTIHHMAQSLAAVAKKGQESAKVSSEAGLTAEAGRKQSENMITKIGQVFDNVSKAGDSVMSFGESSKEISQIVDIITNVAQQTTLLALNATIEAARAGEAGRGFAVVAEEIRKLAANTEQFAERISGIVGRIQNESEQVLVSMKDVTGVLDEGQDIIQSMGESLDEIVRAVMESTTHAQEISQLTETQSAAAKDITDIIDEVSKVAEDNAASTEEVSAATEEQTASMEELAASAQDLTALSDKLRKLSEEFKV, encoded by the coding sequence ATGAGAATGGAAATAAGATACAAGCTGATCCTTGCATTCCTGTTCGTTGTTGCCGTAGTGATCTTTGTTCCCTATATTTTCGATCTGCTTGGGGTGAAGGAGGGAGCCTGGAAGGAAATGGGGGCGGGTTTTACGGCTATCGCCGTGGGACTTGGCCTTGGCAGTTTTTTTGCCAACGGTATTACACGTGACATCCGGGAAATGAGAGATGTGGCTTTGAGGATCAGTGAGGGCGATCTTACCCTGGATCTCACGCCGATGAGGAGGAATTTTGAGGATGACATTACCGATTTCAGGGAGGCTTTCCGTGTGATGGTCCAGCGGCTCTCTCTTCTGGCGAAAGGTCTCAAGACCTCTTCCGAGGATGTACATGATTCGGCCCAGACCCTTTCAGCCACTGCTGAAGAGATGAATGCTTCAACTGAGGAAATAGCCGCTGCCATTGACGGTATAAGCAAGGGTGCAGAAACTCAGGCCAGTCAGGTGGAGAGGATGTCCAGCACGATTCATCATATGGCCCAGAGCCTGGCGGCGGTGGCGAAAAAAGGCCAGGAATCTGCAAAGGTCTCATCAGAGGCCGGGCTTACCGCTGAAGCAGGGAGAAAACAATCGGAGAACATGATCACCAAGATAGGCCAGGTTTTCGATAACGTTTCCAAGGCTGGTGATTCGGTCATGTCCTTTGGAGAGAGCAGTAAAGAGATCAGTCAGATCGTCGACATTATCACCAATGTCGCCCAGCAGACGACCCTTCTCGCGCTTAACGCCACCATCGAGGCAGCCAGAGCCGGAGAGGCGGGGAGGGGCTTTGCTGTTGTGGCAGAGGAGATCCGGAAACTGGCAGCCAACACGGAGCAGTTCGCCGAAAGGATCTCAGGAATAGTCGGCCGTATCCAGAATGAAAGCGAGCAGGTTCTGGTTTCCATGAAAGATGTTACCGGTGTGCTCGATGAAGGGCAGGATATTATTCAGAGCATGGGAGAATCACTGGATGAGATCGTCAGGGCAGTTATGGAATCTACCACCCATGCCCAGGAAATATCGCAGCTCACAGAGACACAAAGTGCCGCTGCAAAAGATATAACCGATATTATTGACGAGGTTTCAAAGGTTGCCGAAGACAACGCCGCGTCCACGGAGGAAGTGTCGGCGGCAACAGAGGAGCAGACAGCTTCCATGGAAGAGCTGGCAGCTTCCGCTCAGGACCTTACCGCGCTGTCAGATAAGCTGCGAAAGCTATCCGAGGAGTTCAAGGTCTGA
- a CDS encoding protein-glutamate O-methyltransferase CheR, which translates to MVAVRASEIGHLPEKDAWAFEALKELFVREKGFDLEAYKERCILRRIYLKVRSRGYKDLGVYYRVLSRDPEELEQLFQYLTINVTEFFRNPSAFQYLEKMIFPRVMAEHSLHGTFEVWSAGCSSGEEPYSLAISLLRVKRRHRIRTPFHVLATDVDRAILARAKTGIYSRESLKNLEEEDIKEFFREEEKGYSISSEVRECVTFRTGDILKYNPGPMHSLIVCRNLLIYFERENQEKIISGFSRNLFDGGYLMLGKAETLIGKNRFYFQSVSPTERIYRLRESPLSDNL; encoded by the coding sequence ATGGTAGCTGTCAGGGCTTCGGAAATCGGTCACCTTCCTGAAAAGGATGCCTGGGCTTTTGAGGCCTTGAAGGAACTCTTTGTCCGGGAAAAGGGGTTTGACCTGGAGGCGTACAAGGAACGGTGCATCCTGCGGAGGATCTACCTGAAAGTGCGCTCCAGGGGTTACAAAGACCTGGGTGTCTATTATCGGGTTCTCAGCCGGGATCCTGAAGAGCTGGAACAGTTATTTCAGTATCTGACGATCAATGTCACTGAATTCTTCAGGAACCCATCGGCATTTCAGTATCTCGAGAAAATGATATTCCCTCGAGTAATGGCAGAGCACAGCCTCCATGGTACCTTTGAGGTCTGGAGTGCCGGGTGTTCAAGCGGAGAGGAACCTTACAGCCTGGCTATATCTCTTTTGCGAGTCAAAAGGAGGCACAGGATTCGTACCCCTTTTCATGTTCTTGCCACCGATGTAGACAGAGCCATTCTGGCAAGGGCCAAAACGGGGATATACAGCAGAGAGTCCCTGAAGAATCTGGAAGAAGAGGATATAAAGGAATTTTTCAGGGAGGAGGAGAAAGGCTACAGTATCAGCAGTGAGGTCAGGGAATGTGTCACCTTTCGCACGGGTGATATCCTGAAATACAACCCCGGCCCAATGCACAGTCTTATCGTTTGCAGGAACCTGTTGATCTATTTTGAAAGGGAGAACCAGGAGAAGATCATCTCGGGTTTTTCCAGGAACCTTTTCGATGGCGGTTATCTCATGCTGGGAAAGGCTGAGACTCTGATAGGAAAAAACAGGTTTTATTTTCAGAGCGTCTCACCCACTGAGCGTATTTACCGATTAAGGGAATCGCCGCTGTCAGATAATTTGTAG
- a CDS encoding GAF domain-containing sensor histidine kinase, giving the protein MTSLKIHIDLVDKAHLELITEAAGQLGWEVSPGTPGAKPPDVLVTMPERLHRHEYLQERIDLHPQILLMASSQETDPNDLLGIRVMGFLHPGMRPGLINEILLEAGNQHLKYRDGFSMWHQMEERYGEASVLLDLALELGPELSIEDVLEKIVQHLSDDLGYAIVSIMLLDEKENYLTIRAAKGLSQRIIETSRMEIGKGVSGSVAQSGEPLLLKDVEAEERFAKVRSHDRYTTKSLICVPLKVGDRVIGVLNANNKSRSGPLNEFDLRILSVFATHISVSIERVRLYHNLERKAEELEDAYGKLKVVDQVKSDFIINVSHEYRTPVTIILGYLELLRSTLSEPSHMEKVSVAMEAANRLSSLIDDSTDLLRLDTGSAPFHFQEAQLHYFLEESVRGQWPRFGSKGVELSLDLPDSLPLIWVDQAKMIKVFDKLLENALKFTPKGGYTRIKAQSNSEGGVLVSVEDSGSGVPREDVTRIFDRFEQGGDIMTEKPEGTGLGLPIAKAIVAGHRGTIRIDETYVDGCKVIVTLPSLDSWRKVITESPESQVQSPEGRKEFDV; this is encoded by the coding sequence ATGACTTCCCTTAAAATTCATATCGACCTTGTCGACAAGGCCCACCTGGAACTCATTACGGAAGCAGCGGGACAGTTGGGGTGGGAAGTTTCCCCTGGCACTCCCGGTGCCAAACCTCCAGATGTCCTGGTAACGATGCCGGAAAGGTTGCATCGTCACGAGTATTTGCAGGAGCGGATCGACTTGCATCCGCAAATTCTTCTTATGGCATCCTCGCAAGAGACAGACCCCAATGACCTCCTGGGGATAAGGGTGATGGGGTTCCTTCACCCTGGAATGAGACCCGGCCTGATCAATGAAATCCTTTTAGAGGCTGGGAATCAACACTTGAAATACCGCGATGGTTTTTCCATGTGGCACCAGATGGAGGAGAGATACGGAGAAGCTTCCGTGCTCCTGGACCTCGCCCTGGAACTTGGCCCCGAATTGAGCATCGAGGATGTGCTCGAAAAGATCGTCCAACATCTTTCGGATGATCTCGGGTATGCCATTGTCTCCATTATGCTCCTGGACGAAAAGGAAAATTACCTTACGATCCGGGCAGCCAAGGGGTTAAGCCAGAGGATCATAGAGACATCGAGGATGGAGATAGGGAAAGGTGTTTCGGGTTCCGTCGCCCAGTCCGGGGAGCCTCTTCTGTTGAAGGATGTGGAAGCGGAGGAACGGTTCGCAAAAGTCAGGAGCCACGACCGGTACACGACCAAATCCCTCATCTGTGTTCCCCTCAAAGTGGGTGACCGTGTTATTGGTGTTCTTAACGCCAACAACAAAAGCCGATCCGGTCCTCTGAATGAGTTTGACCTGCGTATCCTGTCTGTATTCGCCACCCACATTTCCGTGAGTATCGAGCGGGTAAGGCTTTATCACAACCTGGAGCGGAAAGCCGAGGAGCTGGAGGATGCCTACGGGAAGCTCAAGGTTGTCGATCAGGTAAAGTCGGATTTCATCATTAATGTGTCCCATGAGTACAGAACACCGGTCACCATCATTCTCGGTTACCTCGAACTGTTAAGAAGCACACTGAGCGAACCTTCTCATATGGAAAAAGTCAGCGTTGCCATGGAGGCCGCCAACCGCTTATCCAGCCTCATCGACGACAGTACCGATTTGCTCAGGCTGGATACCGGATCAGCGCCCTTCCATTTTCAGGAGGCACAATTACACTATTTTCTGGAGGAATCGGTAAGGGGACAATGGCCCAGGTTCGGATCCAAGGGGGTCGAACTGAGCCTCGACCTTCCCGACAGTTTGCCCCTGATCTGGGTCGACCAGGCCAAGATGATAAAAGTTTTTGACAAACTACTGGAGAATGCGTTGAAGTTTACGCCAAAGGGAGGCTACACCAGGATAAAGGCCCAGAGCAACAGCGAAGGTGGAGTTCTCGTATCGGTTGAGGATTCCGGTTCCGGAGTTCCCCGTGAGGATGTGACCCGGATCTTTGATCGTTTTGAACAAGGTGGTGATATTATGACAGAAAAACCGGAGGGCACCGGGCTGGGCCTGCCTATTGCAAAAGCCATCGTGGCAGGACACCGTGGAACAATAAGGATCGATGAGACTTATGTGGATGGCTGTAAAGTAATCGTGACCCTCCCGTCCCTCGACTCCTGGAGGAAGGTTATAACAGAGAGTCCAGAGTCCCAAGTCCAGAGTCCAGAGGGAAGGAAAGAGTTTGATGTTTGA
- a CDS encoding response regulator — protein MGDEVRIRILIVDDEENIRHLLRLAFEEGFEVLEAVDGLDAVDKALEFRPHIILSDIMMPRLDGYGLYRKIKSRPETASIPFIFLSAKKDVDERVEGLEMGADDYITKPFSIKELRAKVRSITKKIKDMKELGSLEGLLKEVDLVDVIQLIEMGRKTGMLLLESSPGPGRVYFELGVPVYAMTEKWEGLEAFYTMLSWKEGRFKLDQKAVSIEPNIEHSGSQELLMEGVRLADEMEESLRSLPPLETILQPADDTDDIAGELRNVVKAYSGGADIIWALDISGFPPYRFYPLTSQALSKGLLIGPTDAAMKIDLLRKIRTVLEKL, from the coding sequence ATGGGTGATGAAGTACGCATTAGAATTCTCATTGTAGATGACGAAGAGAACATCAGGCATCTTCTGCGTCTTGCTTTCGAGGAGGGTTTTGAAGTTTTGGAGGCCGTTGATGGATTGGATGCCGTTGATAAGGCGCTGGAGTTCAGACCACACATTATCCTTTCTGACATCATGATGCCCCGCCTGGATGGTTATGGGTTGTACAGGAAAATAAAATCCAGGCCCGAGACAGCCTCCATCCCCTTTATTTTCCTGAGTGCCAAGAAGGATGTGGATGAACGGGTCGAGGGTCTGGAAATGGGAGCGGATGATTACATTACCAAGCCGTTCTCTATCAAGGAGCTCAGGGCCAAGGTCCGTTCCATCACCAAGAAGATAAAAGACATGAAGGAACTCGGCAGCCTGGAAGGACTTTTAAAGGAAGTGGATCTTGTTGATGTTATACAACTCATTGAAATGGGCAGAAAAACAGGGATGCTTCTGCTGGAATCCTCACCGGGCCCGGGCCGTGTATATTTCGAGTTGGGGGTCCCGGTATACGCGATGACGGAGAAATGGGAGGGCCTCGAGGCTTTTTACACAATGCTCTCCTGGAAAGAGGGGCGGTTCAAGCTGGACCAGAAAGCAGTTTCCATTGAACCGAATATCGAGCACAGCGGCAGCCAGGAACTTCTCATGGAAGGTGTCAGGCTTGCCGATGAGATGGAAGAATCGCTCCGGAGCCTGCCGCCATTGGAAACGATCCTCCAACCTGCAGATGATACAGACGATATTGCAGGTGAGCTGAGAAACGTGGTCAAGGCTTATTCAGGTGGAGCAGACATCATCTGGGCTTTGGATATTTCCGGGTTTCCCCCATACCGCTTCTATCCGCTTACGAGCCAAGCCTTGAGCAAGGGACTTCTCATCGGGCCAACAGATGCGGCGATGAAAATCGATCTGCTTCGAAAGATAAGAACAGTCCTGGAAAAACTCTGA
- a CDS encoding HD domain-containing protein, whose protein sequence is MKQPGYPLPREDLKDFLQSLFRITGLYMGYIPQGSDLPDIIVGESSFCLQLKTSSEGASKCKSFADSLRLKAMQSGKPEFDLCHARLAEVVIPIVSREGTDFGTVVMGQAAIEGLSDEHKKHIRDIGSEIAPDDIDRLVASAAGIPVFMRSRLETLGSFIQQQLLEKVISHVALEDTTEYLFQKYEELMFLYAITESLSPDSGHQKALAVILDKGVQRLNARWGLFMIFEAEVDGKLELLDACGKLPWPEESGPDPFLLGIIRGCQGPSLILGPGFRDVEVAPNTGDLLVVPFRLRNSREGFLVFGWEKKGMIGDGELKFALALSSQAASVLHAMQLYQELADLLFATLGALSSAVDAKDPYTHGHSQRVAEYAVLAAQGMDFSSKFITMLKIAGQLHDFGKIGVREHILTKQGRLSESEMQAMQEHPSIGAQILGKFKPFVDIVPGIRHHHEHFDGRGYPLGLEGNDIPLVGRIISVADAYDAMTTDRPYRVKLNHGEALAELKNNAGSQFDPEVVGAFIGAIEGSIHG, encoded by the coding sequence ATGAAGCAGCCTGGGTATCCCCTGCCAAGAGAAGATCTGAAGGATTTTCTCCAGTCACTTTTCAGGATAACGGGCCTGTACATGGGGTATATTCCCCAAGGTTCAGACCTCCCGGACATTATAGTTGGGGAGTCGTCCTTCTGCCTGCAGTTAAAGACTTCAAGCGAGGGTGCTTCAAAATGCAAGTCTTTCGCAGATTCCTTGAGACTCAAGGCCATGCAAAGCGGTAAACCAGAGTTTGACCTGTGCCATGCACGGTTGGCAGAGGTCGTCATTCCCATTGTTTCCCGCGAGGGTACTGATTTCGGTACTGTTGTAATGGGACAGGCGGCCATTGAGGGGCTGTCGGATGAGCATAAGAAGCATATCAGGGATATCGGCTCCGAGATAGCACCGGATGACATTGACAGGCTGGTTGCGTCAGCAGCAGGGATTCCCGTATTCATGCGTTCCCGCCTCGAGACTTTGGGGAGTTTTATTCAGCAGCAGCTTTTGGAAAAGGTGATCTCCCACGTCGCTCTCGAGGATACCACTGAGTACCTGTTTCAGAAATACGAGGAACTCATGTTCCTCTATGCCATAACTGAAAGTCTCAGTCCGGATAGTGGTCACCAGAAGGCTCTGGCGGTCATCCTTGATAAGGGTGTTCAGAGGCTGAACGCCAGGTGGGGATTGTTCATGATTTTCGAGGCGGAAGTGGATGGCAAACTTGAACTGCTTGATGCCTGCGGCAAACTGCCGTGGCCTGAAGAATCAGGTCCTGATCCCTTTCTCCTGGGAATAATCCGCGGCTGCCAAGGCCCGTCACTCATACTGGGACCCGGGTTCCGGGATGTTGAGGTGGCACCCAATACAGGAGATCTTCTCGTTGTCCCCTTCCGGCTTCGAAATTCCAGGGAGGGGTTCCTCGTTTTCGGGTGGGAAAAGAAGGGGATGATTGGAGACGGGGAGTTGAAGTTTGCACTTGCGCTGTCCAGCCAGGCCGCCTCTGTCCTCCACGCCATGCAGCTGTATCAGGAGCTTGCTGATCTTCTGTTTGCGACCTTGGGAGCCCTTTCCTCGGCCGTTGACGCCAAGGATCCCTATACCCACGGTCACTCCCAGCGGGTGGCCGAATACGCTGTGTTGGCCGCCCAGGGCATGGATTTCAGTTCGAAGTTCATCACCATGCTCAAAATCGCCGGACAGCTTCACGATTTCGGCAAGATCGGGGTAAGGGAACACATCCTGACCAAGCAGGGCCGTTTGAGTGAAAGCGAAATGCAGGCCATGCAGGAACACCCATCGATCGGTGCCCAGATCCTGGGTAAATTCAAACCCTTCGTCGATATTGTTCCGGGGATCCGCCACCACCATGAACACTTTGATGGCAGGGGTTATCCTCTCGGGCTGGAAGGGAATGATATCCCCCTGGTGGGAAGGATCATATCTGTAGCCGATGCTTACGATGCCATGACTACAGATCGCCCATACAGGGTCAAGCTGAATCATGGGGAGGCGCTTGCCGAACTAAAGAATAATGCAGGTAGTCAGTTCGATCCTGAAGTGGTCGGAGCCTTTATCGGCGCCATTGAGGGGAGCATCCATGGGTGA
- a CDS encoding response regulator: MGHRILVVDDSPFILELVKDILVREGYEVDRAMNGHEAMQAIGEDPPDLVLLDIIMPEMSGYQVCRLIRSDERLKALPVVMMTAKDTQKDRFWGLEVGADAYITKPIEEQSLIETILSLLKEKRDPIKPVSPEELTSETLKGRADDILERKLLEMTIINETGKLFTYLDRPDALLQNVLMLICQVVDYDLGAIFAVLPGANEKLVAIRYRNQSLKVSKKNVIKSGSEMLALDRGVEISAIRDLEIRLIEDSELTGGNTRKASSSEFTIALRSSSGVLGSITLFSSRKEFFVPDDEVLVEMISSQLSVLLDNVQLLQERDRQLAILELEKNRVEAILRNMAEGVLVTDWSYRIIHANPLALQFLGVDGTLEGQHLFDHIPRDTFGILEEQRIGVKNPTWTVRFSAIKENFPLVASVAVVDEKEEQTLGLIILLRDMSAEDELDHLKSKFLENVSNHLRSPLTSLKGFLDLLWDDIYSSAPPRQREYLDVMNEETGKLAEIVEDLLSLSKIELTDFRVVPEDFSISDTLLTAMINNQAAAQTKGLTLKSDVAEGLGQVHADKESVADVINRLVANAIKYSPPDSDIVIGARVCSRPGQVNAQEIFVRDFGPGVPDDKRDAIFEKYGEHRLFSDVDTHGVGLGLPICKRLAEMNGGIIGAEPAEGGGSVLFFTLPAQAPMKTEGTQVQ, from the coding sequence ATGGGGCACCGAATCCTCGTAGTAGATGACAGCCCCTTCATTCTGGAACTGGTCAAGGATATCCTGGTCAGGGAGGGATACGAAGTTGACCGTGCGATGAACGGTCACGAGGCCATGCAGGCCATAGGGGAAGACCCTCCTGATCTTGTTCTGCTGGACATCATAATGCCTGAAATGAGCGGATACCAGGTCTGCCGTCTTATCAGGAGCGATGAACGACTAAAGGCTCTTCCGGTGGTCATGATGACCGCCAAGGATACCCAGAAAGACCGCTTCTGGGGTCTGGAAGTAGGTGCTGATGCCTATATCACAAAACCAATAGAAGAACAGAGCTTGATCGAGACGATCTTGTCTCTGCTCAAGGAAAAACGTGACCCCATAAAACCGGTCAGTCCTGAGGAGTTGACAAGCGAAACTCTCAAAGGGAGGGCCGACGATATCCTGGAGCGAAAGCTCCTGGAAATGACTATCATCAACGAGACCGGCAAACTCTTTACGTACCTGGACAGACCCGATGCCCTCCTGCAGAATGTTCTCATGCTCATCTGCCAGGTTGTTGACTACGACCTGGGTGCCATCTTCGCGGTACTTCCAGGCGCCAATGAGAAACTCGTTGCGATCCGCTACCGGAATCAGTCCCTGAAGGTATCAAAGAAGAATGTCATCAAAAGCGGCAGTGAAATGCTTGCCCTTGACAGGGGGGTGGAGATCTCTGCCATAAGGGATCTCGAGATCAGGCTCATTGAGGATTCCGAGCTTACGGGGGGTAACACGAGAAAAGCATCTTCGTCAGAGTTTACCATCGCTCTGCGTTCTTCCAGCGGCGTCCTTGGCAGCATCACTCTCTTTTCAAGCCGCAAGGAGTTCTTTGTCCCTGATGACGAGGTTCTTGTGGAAATGATCTCATCTCAGCTCTCGGTGTTGCTCGACAACGTGCAGCTCCTGCAGGAAAGGGATCGACAGCTGGCTATTCTTGAGCTTGAAAAGAACAGGGTAGAAGCGATCCTTCGGAATATGGCGGAAGGTGTTCTCGTCACCGACTGGTCCTACCGGATCATCCACGCCAATCCGTTAGCCCTCCAGTTCCTTGGTGTCGATGGGACTCTTGAAGGGCAGCATCTTTTCGACCATATACCCCGGGATACTTTCGGTATACTGGAGGAGCAGCGTATTGGTGTAAAAAACCCCACATGGACTGTACGTTTCAGTGCCATCAAGGAAAATTTTCCGTTGGTGGCCAGCGTGGCTGTTGTGGACGAGAAGGAGGAACAGACCCTCGGACTCATCATCCTCCTCAGGGACATGTCGGCAGAGGATGAACTGGATCACCTCAAGAGCAAGTTTCTCGAAAACGTCTCCAACCATCTCAGAAGCCCCTTGACCTCTTTGAAAGGTTTTCTTGATCTGTTGTGGGATGATATCTACTCCAGCGCCCCGCCCCGACAGCGAGAGTATCTGGACGTGATGAACGAGGAGACAGGCAAACTCGCTGAAATAGTGGAGGACCTCCTCAGCCTCTCAAAGATAGAGCTTACAGATTTCAGGGTTGTTCCCGAGGATTTCTCCATTTCCGATACGCTCCTTACCGCCATGATCAACAACCAGGCTGCTGCCCAGACCAAGGGACTCACCCTTAAATCGGATGTGGCCGAAGGGCTCGGACAGGTTCATGCGGACAAGGAAAGTGTGGCAGATGTTATAAACAGGCTTGTTGCCAACGCCATCAAGTACAGCCCACCTGACTCTGATATAGTTATAGGTGCCCGAGTCTGCTCCCGTCCAGGGCAAGTAAACGCACAGGAGATTTTTGTGAGGGATTTTGGTCCCGGTGTGCCGGATGACAAGAGGGATGCCATATTTGAAAAGTACGGGGAGCATCGGCTGTTCAGTGATGTCGATACCCACGGGGTCGGCCTTGGTCTGCCAATATGTAAAAGGCTCGCTGAAATGAACGGCGGAATTATAGGAGCCGAGCCTGCAGAGGGTGGTGGAAGTGTCCTTTTCTTTACCCTGCCTGCGCAGGCACCGATGAAGACTGAGGGAACACAGGTACAATAA
- a CDS encoding response regulator, translating into MQNVDKRQFGPILVVDDEKFFQDLMANILTQEGYQVQIAGSGEEALKACSEGEFHVVVLDLVLQDIMGTEVLARVRERDPDVAVIMVTAYASMESAIEALKAGAYDYIKKPIVKEDLLYAVERAIERQQLAMRNQQLVHQLQARIEEMKTMSREKEEVFRILDEGLLIMEDSGRIFDLNPKAVELLSNSDAPLAGTDFHKTEFPMPEGFIAAVKAGAGQPLRSLLTLPGKAGQNKQIELVGLSMVREAGPSRILLGFRDLTGIRDMEKNREEFLAIVSHDLRTPLTSMKGFVEVLLGGDYDSPEKLREYLGILDSEADRMISLINDLLDLGRLESGKMALHMEAVQLDELAAYTVRSMEGLAARKGVSLTFSGQGPGTLEVLADRRRLLQVFVNLLSNAIQFTPEGSEVETVVRREDGSVLVEVLDDGPGVPPGEREIIFEKYHQGERISSGRGKGSGLGLAIVRKIVDLHGGSIRLEGRDGRHGSSFIFVMDARDRGDI; encoded by the coding sequence ATGCAAAACGTTGACAAGAGACAGTTCGGCCCGATCCTCGTTGTAGATGACGAGAAGTTTTTTCAGGATCTGATGGCTAACATTCTCACTCAGGAGGGCTATCAGGTTCAGATAGCGGGTTCCGGAGAGGAGGCCCTCAAGGCCTGCAGTGAGGGAGAGTTTCATGTGGTAGTGCTGGATCTCGTGCTGCAGGACATCATGGGAACCGAGGTGCTCGCCAGAGTAAGGGAAAGGGATCCAGATGTCGCTGTTATCATGGTCACGGCCTACGCCAGCATGGAAAGCGCCATAGAGGCTCTCAAGGCGGGTGCCTACGATTACATTAAAAAACCAATCGTGAAAGAAGACCTGCTGTACGCTGTTGAACGGGCCATCGAAAGGCAGCAATTGGCTATGCGCAACCAACAGCTGGTACATCAGCTGCAGGCTCGTATCGAGGAGATGAAGACAATGAGCCGGGAAAAGGAGGAGGTTTTCCGCATCCTGGACGAAGGGCTCCTCATCATGGAAGACAGCGGAAGGATCTTCGACCTTAACCCGAAAGCTGTGGAGCTCCTGAGTAATTCCGACGCACCCCTGGCCGGCACGGACTTTCATAAAACTGAGTTTCCCATGCCGGAGGGTTTTATTGCTGCCGTAAAAGCCGGGGCCGGACAACCTTTGAGATCTCTGCTGACTCTCCCCGGCAAGGCAGGTCAAAACAAACAGATAGAACTTGTGGGGTTATCCATGGTGCGGGAAGCAGGTCCATCCCGCATTCTTCTTGGCTTCAGGGACCTTACCGGGATCAGGGACATGGAGAAGAACCGGGAGGAGTTTCTTGCCATCGTTTCCCATGATTTGAGGACCCCCCTGACCTCCATGAAAGGTTTTGTGGAGGTTTTATTGGGAGGAGATTACGATTCTCCGGAGAAACTTCGGGAATATCTCGGGATCCTGGATTCTGAAGCCGACAGGATGATCAGTCTGATCAACGACCTTCTTGATCTTGGGCGTCTGGAGTCCGGAAAAATGGCGCTGCACATGGAGGCGGTCCAGTTGGATGAACTGGCCGCATATACCGTGAGAAGTATGGAGGGACTGGCTGCCCGGAAAGGAGTTTCCCTGACCTTCAGCGGACAGGGCCCGGGTACACTGGAGGTTCTTGCGGACCGTAGAAGGCTGCTTCAGGTGTTCGTCAACCTTCTTTCCAATGCCATCCAGTTCACCCCTGAAGGCTCCGAAGTTGAAACGGTGGTCCGCAGGGAAGACGGATCGGTTCTCGTGGAAGTTTTGGACGATGGCCCTGGTGTTCCTCCCGGGGAAAGAGAAATTATCTTTGAGAAATACCATCAGGGGGAACGGATTTCATCCGGGCGCGGTAAAGGCAGCGGACTGGGGCTTGCCATCGTCAGAAAGATCGTGGATCTGCATGGCGGTTCGATCCGCCTGGAGGGCCGCGACGGAAGACACGGCAGCAGCTTTATTTTTGTTATGGACGCCAGGGACAGGGGAGATATTTAA